In Pseudomonas fluorescens, a genomic segment contains:
- the kynA gene encoding tryptophan 2,3-dioxygenase, with translation MSQCPFSADYQPPEEWHNAELNFSESMSYGDYLDLGKVLSAQHPLSPDHNEMLFIIQHQTSELWMKLMLHELKAAREHVRLGELPPAFKMLARVSRIFDQLVHAWAVLATMTPSEYKAIRPFLGQSSGFQSFQYREIEFILGNKSPALLRPHAHRPELLQELQVAIATPSLYDEAINLMAKAGLAIDPHRAERDPTAATVHDDSVEAAWREVYRDPSRYWDLYQLAEKFIDLEDSFRQWRFRHVTTVERIIGFQPGTGGTEGVGYLRKMLDTVLFPELWRVRSTL, from the coding sequence ATGAGCCAATGTCCTTTCTCAGCTGATTACCAACCCCCGGAAGAATGGCATAACGCCGAACTGAATTTTTCCGAGTCCATGAGCTATGGCGACTACCTGGACCTGGGCAAAGTCCTCAGTGCCCAGCACCCGCTGTCGCCAGACCACAACGAAATGCTCTTTATCATCCAGCACCAGACCTCCGAGCTGTGGATGAAACTGATGCTCCACGAACTCAAGGCCGCCCGCGAACACGTGCGCCTGGGCGAGTTGCCGCCAGCGTTCAAGATGCTGGCGCGGGTGTCGCGGATCTTCGATCAACTGGTGCACGCCTGGGCGGTGCTGGCGACGATGACGCCATCGGAGTACAAGGCGATTCGCCCGTTCCTGGGGCAGTCATCAGGGTTCCAGTCGTTCCAGTACCGTGAGATCGAATTCATCCTCGGCAACAAGAGCCCGGCGCTGTTGCGGCCCCATGCCCATCGGCCTGAGTTGTTGCAGGAGTTGCAGGTGGCGATTGCCACGCCGTCGCTGTACGACGAGGCGATCAACCTGATGGCCAAGGCGGGCCTGGCGATTGATCCCCACCGTGCCGAGCGCGACCCGACGGCGGCCACGGTGCATGATGACTCCGTGGAGGCGGCATGGCGTGAGGTCTATCGCGACCCAAGCCGGTACTGGGACCTGTATCAGTTGGCGGAAAAGTTTATCGACCTGGAGGACTCGTTCCGCCAATGGCGCTTCCGGCATGTGACCACGGTGGAGCGGATTATCGGCTTCCAGCCCGGCACCGGTGGCACCGAAGGCGTGGGTTACCTGCGCAAGATGCTCGACACGGTGCTGTTCCCCGAGCTGTGGCGGGTACGCTCCACGCTGTAA
- a CDS encoding Lrp/AsnC family transcriptional regulator encodes MILDATDLRLLHFLQQDGRISNQELAEKVALSPSACLRRLRLLESEGIISGYRAVLNAEQLGIELEAIVHLSLRQDVEDWHETFIKKVQGWPEVASAYVITGASNYVLRVQARNLKHFSDFIVNHLNRTAGVMDIRSEIVLQKIKDRDEVLDLVVRK; translated from the coding sequence ATGATTCTCGACGCCACCGACCTGCGCCTCCTGCATTTCCTGCAACAGGATGGCCGTATCAGCAACCAGGAACTGGCGGAAAAAGTCGCGCTGTCACCCTCCGCCTGCCTGCGCCGCCTGCGCTTGCTGGAGAGCGAAGGCATCATCAGCGGCTATCGCGCGGTGCTGAATGCCGAGCAGTTGGGGATCGAGTTGGAGGCCATCGTCCACCTCTCCTTGCGCCAGGATGTGGAGGATTGGCATGAGACGTTTATCAAGAAGGTGCAAGGCTGGCCGGAAGTGGCCAGCGCCTACGTGATCACCGGCGCCAGCAACTACGTGCTACGGGTGCAGGCGCGCAACCTCAAGCACTTTTCGGACTTTATCGTGAACCACCTGAACCGCACGGCGGGGGTGATGGATATTCGCTCGGAGATCGTGTTGCAGAAGATCAAGGATCGGGATGAGGTGTTGGATCTGGTTGTGCGTAAGTAG
- a CDS encoding amino acid permease has translation MADDMVNPVGLKRGLKNRHIQLIALGGAIGTGLFLGSAGVLKSAGPSMILGYAIAGFIAFLIMRQLGEMIVEEPVAGSFSHFAHKYWGGYAGFLAGWNYWVLYVLVGMAELTAVGKYIQFWWPEIPTWVSALVFFVAVNLINTLNVKFFGEAEFWFAIIKVVAIVGMIVLGCYLLFSGTGGPQASISNLWSHGGFFPNGGMGLLMSMAFIMFSFGGLELVGITAAEASEPRKVIPKAINQVVYRILIFYVGALTVLLSLYPWDQLLQTLGASGDAYSGSPFVQIFSLIGNDTAAHILNFVVLTAALSVYNSGVYCNSRMLFGLAEQGDAPKSLMKLNKQGVPLRALGISALVTMLCVVVNYVAPKSALELLFALVVASLMINWALISITHIKFRKAMGEQGVVPSFKTFWFPFSNYLCLAFMLMIISVMLAIPGIRESVYAMPVWVGVIYVAYRLRVSKTKAVAAAQ, from the coding sequence ATGGCGGATGACATGGTTAACCCGGTAGGCCTCAAGCGTGGCCTGAAGAACCGGCATATTCAGCTGATTGCCTTGGGAGGGGCCATCGGCACGGGGCTGTTCCTCGGTTCGGCCGGGGTGCTCAAGTCGGCGGGGCCGTCGATGATCCTGGGCTACGCAATTGCCGGTTTCATCGCGTTCCTGATCATGCGCCAGCTGGGCGAGATGATCGTTGAAGAACCGGTGGCGGGTTCATTCAGCCACTTCGCGCACAAATACTGGGGCGGTTACGCGGGCTTCCTGGCGGGCTGGAACTACTGGGTGCTGTACGTGCTGGTGGGCATGGCCGAACTGACGGCCGTGGGCAAGTACATCCAGTTCTGGTGGCCAGAGATCCCAACCTGGGTCAGCGCACTGGTGTTCTTTGTCGCGGTGAACCTGATCAACACCCTGAACGTGAAGTTCTTCGGTGAGGCTGAGTTCTGGTTCGCGATCATCAAGGTGGTGGCGATTGTCGGCATGATCGTGCTCGGCTGCTACCTGCTGTTCAGCGGCACCGGCGGCCCGCAAGCCTCGATCAGCAACCTGTGGAGCCACGGCGGGTTCTTCCCCAACGGCGGCATGGGGCTGTTGATGTCCATGGCGTTCATCATGTTCTCGTTCGGCGGCCTGGAGCTGGTGGGCATCACCGCCGCCGAGGCCAGCGAACCGCGCAAGGTGATCCCGAAGGCGATCAACCAGGTGGTGTACCGCATCCTGATTTTCTACGTCGGCGCCCTGACCGTGCTGCTGTCGCTGTACCCGTGGGATCAACTGCTGCAAACCCTCGGCGCGTCGGGCGATGCCTACAGCGGCAGCCCGTTTGTGCAGATCTTCTCGCTGATCGGGAACGACACCGCCGCGCATATCCTCAACTTCGTGGTACTGACCGCGGCGCTGTCGGTGTACAACAGCGGCGTGTACTGCAACAGCCGCATGCTGTTCGGCCTGGCCGAGCAAGGCGATGCACCCAAGTCGCTGATGAAACTCAACAAGCAAGGCGTACCGTTGCGGGCCCTGGGTATTTCGGCGCTGGTGACGATGCTGTGCGTGGTGGTCAACTACGTGGCACCGAAAAGTGCCCTGGAGTTGCTGTTTGCGCTGGTGGTTGCCTCGCTGATGATCAACTGGGCGCTGATCAGCATCACGCACATCAAGTTCCGCAAAGCCATGGGTGAGCAAGGCGTGGTGCCGTCGTTCAAGACCTTCTGGTTCCCGTTCAGCAACTACCTGTGCCTGGCGTTCATGCTGATGATCATCAGCGTGATGCTGGCGATTCCTGGGATTCGGGAGTCGGTGTATGCGATGCCGGTGTGGGTGGGGGTTATCTATGTGGCCTACCGGTTGCGAGTGAGTAAGACGAAAGCGGTCGCCGCTGCGCAGTAA
- the kynU gene encoding kynureninase: MTPRSHCQALDAQDPLAPLRRQFALPEGVIYLDGNSLGARPVAALARAQAVIAEEWGNGLIRSWNSAGWADLSQRLGNRLAPLIGARDGEVVITDTTSINLFKVLSAALTVQRQRAPARKVIVSEASNFPTDLYIAEGLAELLQQGYSLRLVNSPDELPQAIDQDVAVVMLTHVNYKTGYMYDMQALTALSHECGALSLWDLAHSAGAVPIDLHQAGADYAIGCTYKYLNGGPGSQAFVWVNPALVDVVRQPLSGWFGHTRQFAMESTYAPSAGIARYLCGTQPITSLAMVECGLEVFEQTDMASLRSKSLALTDLFIALVEARCAAHELVLITPREHARRGSHVSFEHPEGYAVIQALIARGVIGDYREPRIMRFGFTPLYTSFTEVWDAVEILGEILDNRTWDQPQFKVRHSVT, from the coding sequence ATGACCCCCCGAAGCCATTGCCAAGCCCTCGACGCCCAGGACCCGCTGGCGCCGCTGCGTCGTCAGTTCGCCTTGCCGGAGGGCGTGATCTATCTCGACGGTAACTCTCTCGGCGCGCGCCCGGTGGCGGCCTTGGCGCGGGCGCAGGCGGTGATTGCCGAAGAGTGGGGCAATGGCCTGATTCGCAGCTGGAACAGCGCCGGCTGGGCGGATTTGTCCCAGCGCCTGGGCAATCGCCTGGCACCGCTGATCGGCGCGCGCGACGGTGAGGTGGTGATCACCGATACCACCTCGATCAACCTGTTCAAGGTGCTCAGCGCCGCGTTGACCGTGCAGCGTCAACGCGCGCCTGCGCGCAAGGTGATCGTCAGCGAGGCGAGCAACTTTCCGACCGACCTGTATATCGCCGAGGGCCTGGCCGAGCTGCTGCAACAGGGCTATTCCCTGCGCCTGGTGAACAGCCCGGACGAATTGCCCCAGGCCATCGACCAAGACGTGGCGGTGGTGATGCTCACCCACGTCAACTACAAGACCGGCTACATGTACGACATGCAGGCGCTGACCGCCCTGAGCCACGAGTGCGGCGCGCTGAGCCTCTGGGACCTGGCCCATTCGGCGGGCGCGGTGCCCATCGACCTGCATCAGGCCGGTGCCGATTATGCGATTGGCTGCACCTACAAATACCTCAACGGCGGCCCGGGCTCCCAGGCATTCGTGTGGGTCAACCCGGCGTTGGTGGATGTGGTGCGGCAGCCGTTGTCGGGCTGGTTCGGACATACCCGGCAGTTCGCCATGGAGTCCACCTATGCGCCGAGTGCTGGCATCGCCCGCTACCTGTGCGGCACCCAGCCGATCACCTCGCTGGCGATGGTGGAGTGTGGGCTGGAGGTTTTCGAACAGACCGATATGGCCAGCCTGCGCAGCAAGTCCCTGGCGTTGACTGACCTGTTTATCGCGTTGGTGGAGGCCCGTTGTGCTGCCCATGAGCTGGTACTGATCACCCCGCGTGAGCACGCCCGGCGTGGCAGTCATGTGAGCTTCGAGCACCCTGAAGGCTATGCGGTGATCCAGGCGTTGATCGCCCGTGGTGTGATCGGTGACTACCGCGAGCCGCGCATCATGCGCTTTGGGTTTACGCCGTTGTACACAAGCTTTACCGAGGTGTGGGATGCCGTGGAAATCCTCGGTGAAATCCTCGACAACCGCACCTGGGACCAACCGCAATTCAAAGTCCGCCACAGCGTCACCTGA